ATGCCCCCACAAGGAGATTTGGATGCGTCATCCCCCAGATAAAACGCGTGGCTTCACGCTCATCGAGGTCCTGGTCGCCATCGCGCTCCTCGCCGGCCTCTTCTACAGCGTCGGACCGCTCCTGACCCGCAGCACCCAGGCCAACCGCCAGACAGTCCTCGCTGCAGGAGCCAACAGCAGCATCACCCGGCTCGGCGAACAGATCGCACAGGACATCCGCGGCGGCGAAACCCTCCTCGCCAGCGCCAGCGTCAATAGCCTGGACATGTACAAGCTCCGCCAGGAGATCGTCTTCGACCTCAACCGCGGCCACGACCGCTATCAGGGCAAGACCCTCCACATCCTCAACAACGCCTTCGCGAGCTACGTCGGCAAGGACGTCATGATCGTCGGCAGCCAGGGCGAGTACATGCCCACCCGTGTTGTCTCCAGTACGCCTGACGGCACCGGCAGCGTGGTCGAGTTCAGCTGCAACATGAACATGCCGGGCGGGATCACTGCCTTCACCTATGGTCAACTCAAGCTGGAGAAGACCGCTCAGGGCCTGGTGCGCACCAAGACGGACAACGGGGTCTCTGCTGCCCAGGTTGTCGCCACCAACGTCGACAAGCTCGTGTTTGAACCCACCTACGGCGCTGCCGCTGGGCGCTTCACGGCCACGGCAAAGGCGCCTGCGCCTCGATTGAGCAACCAGAAGCTCGACGGGGTCAACTACGCGATCACCAGTAGCGACGAGCAGCCCGTGATGGCCGCCGGCTATGTGCAGCTGGGCCTGCCGGGGATCTACCCCTGGCCCTGCAACGCCAACCCGGTCGCCCCCCCCAACAATCTGGGCAAGCTGGGCCTGAACGTCACCCTGAACGAGGAACTGGTCGGTCCGGCGACCCTGCGGCCGAGGGTCTACGTGCGCGGACCAGGCCTGTCGACCACCAAGACGACGTTCGGTGCGCAGGTGTACGACAAAATCGCGGCCGGCACGTACATCGGGAGTGCTGACCCCATCACTGTCGGGAACATCATCTACGACCCGCGCGTCGCCCGCAGCCCGGCCAAGATCGGCAACGGCCTGCAGGAAACCATCTTCGTGGACTACACCGTCCGCAAGGGTCGAGTAGTCGTCCAGGTCAGCGGTCTCCCCACTCCGCCCCCTGCGAGCGGCTTGGTGACCTTCAGCGGCCCGGAGACGGTACAGGTACCGGCCCAGACCGGCGCACAGGAAGTTCGACTCACCCCTGGGACCTATGGGATCAACGCGGACCCGATTGGAGCCTACGTGCCCACGGTCAGTGTCTCGACGCTCGTTGTTGACAGCACCACCAACACGGTCGTGACGATCAATTACGCCGTGCCGAAGGGTTCGATCAACGTACAGGTTACGGGTCTGCCTGCGACGTACACGGGTGGTTCGTCGATTCGGGTGAGTGGGCCAGAGAGTGCCACGATCCCCGCCGCCAACGGTGGTGCCACGCTCCTGCTCGTGCCGGGGCAATACACCGTCCAAGCTGACGATGCTGGTACTTACAAGCCCACAATTAGTACGACCACCCTTCAGGTCGACAGCAATAAGACCACTACTGTCACCATCAACTACGCCGATAGCACGCCTCCAGTCCCTGGAGGGCCGCCTCTGCCAGGTGATCCCGTTGTACCTGTTCCTGGTGGACCACCAATCCCTGGCGGCCCTCCAGCGCCGACTGATGGCAACTTCGCACTGTACTTCTATGATCCAGGTAATACTTTCGATCTAAGTCCGTTATTTATCTGGCAGTATAGGTTGGGTAGTCTATACAGAACTTTGACAGTAACGAGCGCGTCTACAGTCTTAACTCTTGATCCCAAAGATACCTATGTGGTTCAGACACCTAGTCGAGAAGCACAGGAAAGTTGTGAATATCCTATTGGAAATCCAGAAGACATGCATTGCTTTATCACCAGCACTGCTATAACCTCAATACCTGATTTTAAAAGGGATGTTCAAGTCATGAATTTAACTACGTTTAGAGGGATTAAAAATGGAGTCGTTCTAATAGGCATAGACAAACGGGGTGGTGGCCGGGGCGGACAAGGTGGCTGTGCTTACCCCAACTATTACGACGAAGTGACCAAACAATGTCTAAGACCTAAAGGCTTTTGAATATCGAAAAGGGGGCGAGATCAATCTCGCCCCCTTTCTCATCTCAACGTTTTAGTACATTACAGCGGTCCAAGAATTTCCCCACTTATTATTACTTACATCCGGCGTAGCGTAGCTATGGCCAGCTCCAAAGCTTGTGAAAGAGGGATACATAATAGCCGTACAGTGTCCAGGGCTTAACATCCAATCTCTTACGGCGCTTTCCGTAGAGTTACGGCCCGTGATGACTATTTCCCCAATGTAGCCAACTTCGTTCACGCCCAGTTCCCTGTAGGCTCGAACCTTTCTTTCGGTAGGACTTGCGCCATAAAAGTAAGAGCTGTTCGTAGCAGTTTCATTATGGAACTCATAGCCTACATTGCTCATGTATTCAGCGTGCTTACGTGACATAAACGACAGAACGCCATTGTATGTCAGAGGATTGCGCGGCGAAAAGTTATTGGCCGCACACGTCCCAGCAATAGCATCTACGCCATTGATTTTCCCGGTAGTACGAACTTCATTGATTAGGTTAAGAACTTCGATTTCTTGCGCGGAAGGCGAAACGTAAATCGTGCCTTCTGGGGTCCCGTTACCAGATCCCACAGCAGCACCGGCTGTCGGTAGGAAGGGTGCCGTCGAAGGAGGATTCGTCGGGGGATTCGTCGGGGGATTCGTCGGAGGGGTTGTTGGCGGGTCCGTCGGAGGATTAGTGGGTGGGGGGGTATCCGTTGGAGGCAGCTCAGTCGTGGGGGGTATGGTGATAGGTGGATTCGTAGGAGGTTTGATATCGGTGCAGGCGCTCAGGCCGAGCACCAGGCCAGCGCAGAGCAGGAGGGGCAGTCGTTTCATAACTCCAGTTCTGCACCAAACAGAACGCTTGTCAAGCGGAGATGCTCTGCGCGCTATGGCCTAGGCCAAGTGCAGGTCTAGAAATCGCATGCTGCACATCAAATTCAACGTCACTCCCGCACATAAACCATCAGTAGCCATGGCCGCATCCAACAGCACCAACGCCGCACTATCTTCCGCCTCATCCATGCCTGCTCCTTCCCAACTGACCGCCCGCGGCTTCGAACGCCTCCAGCAGACGCTGCAGCGCGAACAGGTCCGCCTCGATGAAGCCCGAGAGTACGTGCGTGACCAGCTCGAGTCCAACGAGGCCGAGAGCCTCAACCTCGTCGAAGCCCAACAACAACTCGCCACGCTCGAAGAACGCGTCGAGGAACTCCAGGAGCTGCTCGCCACCGCTCAGATCCTTGAGGTACCCGCTGGAACCCACGACGTGGTGCAGCTGGGCGACGTCGTGCTCCTGACCCATCTGGGCTCCGGCAAGACACAGCGCGTGCAGCTCGTCACTGCAGCTGAGGCCGCCGGCGCGCTGGGCGGGGTCCTTCAGGTCAGTCCGGACAGCCCTGTCGGCTCCAGACTCCAGGGTGGCCGTGTCGGCGACA
This DNA window, taken from Deinococcus sp. Leaf326, encodes the following:
- a CDS encoding GreA/GreB family elongation factor produces the protein MPAPSQLTARGFERLQQTLQREQVRLDEAREYVRDQLESNEAESLNLVEAQQQLATLEERVEELQELLATAQILEVPAGTHDVVQLGDVVLLTHLGSGKTQRVQLVTAAEAAGALGGVLQVSPDSPVGSRLQGGRVGDTITVTLKQDVLYRIEQIEPNTDR
- a CDS encoding type II secretion system protein J translates to MRHPPDKTRGFTLIEVLVAIALLAGLFYSVGPLLTRSTQANRQTVLAAGANSSITRLGEQIAQDIRGGETLLASASVNSLDMYKLRQEIVFDLNRGHDRYQGKTLHILNNAFASYVGKDVMIVGSQGEYMPTRVVSSTPDGTGSVVEFSCNMNMPGGITAFTYGQLKLEKTAQGLVRTKTDNGVSAAQVVATNVDKLVFEPTYGAAAGRFTATAKAPAPRLSNQKLDGVNYAITSSDEQPVMAAGYVQLGLPGIYPWPCNANPVAPPNNLGKLGLNVTLNEELVGPATLRPRVYVRGPGLSTTKTTFGAQVYDKIAAGTYIGSADPITVGNIIYDPRVARSPAKIGNGLQETIFVDYTVRKGRVVVQVSGLPTPPPASGLVTFSGPETVQVPAQTGAQEVRLTPGTYGINADPIGAYVPTVSVSTLVVDSTTNTVVTINYAVPKGSINVQVTGLPATYTGGSSIRVSGPESATIPAANGGATLLLVPGQYTVQADDAGTYKPTISTTTLQVDSNKTTTVTINYADSTPPVPGGPPLPGDPVVPVPGGPPIPGGPPAPTDGNFALYFYDPGNTFDLSPLFIWQYRLGSLYRTLTVTSASTVLTLDPKDTYVVQTPSREAQESCEYPIGNPEDMHCFITSTAITSIPDFKRDVQVMNLTTFRGIKNGVVLIGIDKRGGGRGGQGGCAYPNYYDEVTKQCLRPKGF
- a CDS encoding CAP domain-containing protein, which codes for MKRLPLLLCAGLVLGLSACTDIKPPTNPPITIPPTTELPPTDTPPPTNPPTDPPTTPPTNPPTNPPTNPPSTAPFLPTAGAAVGSGNGTPEGTIYVSPSAQEIEVLNLINEVRTTGKINGVDAIAGTCAANNFSPRNPLTYNGVLSFMSRKHAEYMSNVGYEFHNETATNSSYFYGASPTERKVRAYRELGVNEVGYIGEIVITGRNSTESAVRDWMLSPGHCTAIMYPSFTSFGAGHSYATPDVSNNKWGNSWTAVMY